One region of Psychrobacter sp. DAB_AL43B genomic DNA includes:
- a CDS encoding M48 family metallopeptidase, protein MTTFNKIKNALLLTTITTLAGCTTVADMAGYDTATLNTDAAKNYSQVVSSANSQGAVDNTSATAIRVKRVFNRMKPYAVSANTTGVPFDWQVTVIRSPELNAWAMPGGKMAFYTGIVEKLKLTDAEIAAIMGHEMTHALSEHSKKDAGQKILTGLALQLGGAAIQQKTGLNDEALGLISDYGLDKPFSRSQESQADAGGLRLMAQAGYNPESAVSVWEKMEAANGRSNTLVTLMSTHPNSGQRIAKIQALLPEVMPVYKAAAKAPTSTTTGVTTRTIKRK, encoded by the coding sequence ATGACCACTTTTAACAAAATAAAAAATGCTCTATTACTTACTACGATTACTACTTTAGCGGGCTGTACTACTGTAGCCGATATGGCAGGGTACGATACGGCTACATTAAATACCGATGCGGCTAAAAATTACTCTCAAGTGGTTTCTAGCGCTAATAGTCAAGGCGCAGTAGATAATACGTCTGCCACCGCCATTCGAGTTAAAAGAGTCTTTAATCGTATGAAGCCCTACGCCGTTAGCGCTAATACAACAGGCGTTCCTTTTGATTGGCAGGTCACTGTGATACGTTCACCTGAATTAAATGCTTGGGCAATGCCTGGTGGTAAGATGGCTTTTTACACCGGTATTGTAGAAAAGTTAAAGTTAACGGATGCAGAGATCGCTGCAATCATGGGACACGAAATGACCCATGCGTTATCTGAGCACAGCAAAAAAGATGCTGGGCAAAAAATTCTGACAGGCTTAGCGCTTCAGTTAGGTGGTGCTGCGATACAGCAAAAAACAGGGTTAAATGATGAGGCGTTGGGTTTGATTAGTGACTACGGACTTGACAAGCCATTTTCTCGTAGTCAAGAATCACAAGCCGATGCTGGTGGTCTACGCTTAATGGCGCAGGCAGGCTACAATCCAGAATCTGCCGTTTCAGTATGGGAAAAAATGGAGGCTGCAAATGGTCGTAGCAACACCCTAGTCACGTTGATGTCTACGCATCCAAACTCTGGGCAGCGTATCGCTAAAATTCAAGCACTCTTACCTGAAGTTATGCCAGTTTATAAAGCGGCTGCTAAAGCGCCTACTAGTACAACTACTGGAGTAACTACTAGAACAATTAAACGTAAATAA
- a CDS encoding DUF503 domain-containing protein, producing MHVGILTLTFSLSGCGSLKEKCQRMGGLHARFGNSPSVAVCESGERDRHDASEWTFVIVGLSKREVESQCSQIEDKIERTVDARVMNVEREFI from the coding sequence ATGCATGTTGGCATCCTAACTCTGACTTTTTCCTTGTCCGGATGTGGCTCTTTGAAAGAGAAGTGCCAGCGCATGGGCGGCTTGCATGCACGCTTTGGTAATAGTCCAAGTGTCGCGGTATGTGAGAGCGGCGAGCGTGATCGGCATGACGCCAGCGAGTGGACGTTTGTGATAGTCGGGTTATCTAAACGTGAGGTTGAGTCGCAGTGCAGTCAAATCGAAGACAAAATAGAACGGACGGTAGATGCGCGGGTGATGAATGTTGAGAGAGAGTTTATTTAG
- a CDS encoding GNAT family N-acetyltransferase: MKKNAVFLRQAEASDIDALEQLLNRCYRQTEGWTNEADLVGGIRITQDELANTIANPKHYLFVYPKTTTGEREGEETGELLGCIAVDIKVDAAANKGDGNKKAYIGMFAVHPELQGHGVGHQILQAAETFAQRHLQSDIEATDEKPARLTMSILSHRPELLAYYQRRGYQLNGNKMPFPMDGNNGEPKRQDLELLELEKIVNT, from the coding sequence ATGAAGAAAAATGCTGTATTTTTACGTCAAGCTGAAGCAAGTGATATTGACGCGCTTGAACAGTTATTAAACCGCTGCTACCGGCAGACAGAAGGCTGGACCAATGAAGCAGATTTGGTTGGTGGTATTCGTATCACTCAAGATGAGCTGGCTAATACCATCGCTAATCCAAAACACTATCTTTTTGTTTACCCAAAAACCACCACTGGTGAACGTGAGGGCGAAGAAACGGGCGAGCTATTAGGCTGTATCGCTGTCGATATAAAAGTCGATGCTGCTGCTAATAAAGGTGACGGTAATAAAAAAGCTTATATCGGTATGTTTGCGGTACATCCAGAGCTGCAAGGACATGGGGTTGGTCACCAGATATTACAGGCCGCAGAAACTTTTGCCCAGCGCCATTTACAATCAGATATAGAAGCAACTGATGAAAAACCTGCGCGTCTTACTATGTCTATTTTAAGCCATCGTCCTGAGCTATTGGCGTATTATCAACGCCGCGGTTATCAGCTAAATGGCAATAAAATGCCGTTTCCAATGGATGGTAATAATGGTGAGCCAAAACGTCAGGATTTAGAGTTATTAGAGTTAGAAAAAATAGTTAACACATAA
- a CDS encoding FAD-dependent oxidoreductase, giving the protein MSNTTINTVTISKDDIPNGGMKSYKQDDDSIILITRDDSTFHAFDGKCPHAGADLGNGLRCGNRVICPWHHGTFDSSDGSLLEPVAMTGLTQYEIVDNGDNLTVNTAAKIDKQIKKDKMTDTHTIIVGGGGAGFMTANQLRHTGYGGKITLISADDKAPYNRPLLSKAFLAGNMPEEKLLLGGADWASKSDIDLRLNQTVSEVLPNERTIVIKDKDGNRDKQTADFLVVATGAEPKIPPFKGVKLDGVYTLRSMDDAKLIKAASHDQRVVIVGTGFIGMEVASALVQAGTTASITIIGQDHRVMGNIVSETVSNALIKLHEDNGVKFIFNASVAEITATEKATDDSANDNSASDNSASDDSLKEADFSQVGGVKLANGEQIDADIVILGTGVAPRIELLNDTNHPDGVQVDEHLQLRDGVYALGDIAKATNQMGRMRIEHWRVALQHGIVTAAAILNEDNVNSLAERIPFFWTMQYGKSLRYSGHAATPDYGILLGTPDSFDYIEYYFDDEGEDTRARAASSLGRDKALVAFSELLRRGHAPTRAQINAGFDIIEQAQALSR; this is encoded by the coding sequence ATGAGCAACACAACAATTAACACCGTCACCATTAGTAAAGACGATATTCCAAATGGCGGTATGAAATCCTATAAACAGGATGACGATAGTATCATTTTAATTACCCGCGACGACAGTACATTTCATGCGTTCGATGGTAAATGCCCGCACGCAGGGGCAGATTTGGGTAATGGTTTACGTTGTGGCAATCGAGTCATCTGCCCGTGGCATCACGGTACTTTTGATAGCAGCGACGGCTCGCTATTAGAACCAGTTGCTATGACAGGATTGACTCAATACGAAATCGTCGATAATGGCGATAATTTGACCGTTAATACAGCCGCTAAAATAGACAAACAGATCAAAAAAGACAAAATGACTGACACTCATACTATTATTGTAGGCGGAGGCGGTGCAGGATTTATGACGGCCAATCAGCTACGTCATACGGGTTACGGCGGCAAGATTACCTTGATTAGTGCTGATGACAAAGCTCCTTATAATCGTCCTTTATTGTCTAAAGCGTTTTTGGCAGGGAATATGCCTGAAGAAAAGCTCTTACTTGGCGGCGCAGATTGGGCGAGTAAAAGCGATATTGACTTACGCTTAAACCAAACCGTTAGTGAAGTGTTGCCCAATGAACGTACGATTGTCATTAAAGATAAAGATGGTAATAGGGATAAACAAACAGCCGATTTCTTAGTTGTGGCAACGGGTGCTGAGCCAAAAATACCGCCTTTTAAAGGTGTTAAGCTTGATGGTGTCTACACCTTACGCAGTATGGATGATGCCAAATTGATTAAAGCTGCCAGTCATGACCAGCGTGTGGTCATTGTTGGTACAGGTTTTATCGGTATGGAAGTCGCTTCAGCATTAGTGCAAGCAGGCACGACCGCTTCTATTACTATCATCGGACAAGACCATCGCGTGATGGGTAATATTGTTTCTGAAACCGTCAGTAATGCGCTTATTAAGCTGCATGAAGATAACGGCGTTAAGTTTATCTTTAATGCCAGCGTCGCTGAAATTACAGCAACCGAAAAAGCTACTGATGACAGCGCCAATGACAATAGTGCGAGTGACAACAGTGCGAGTGATGATAGCTTAAAAGAGGCGGATTTCTCGCAAGTTGGTGGCGTTAAATTAGCAAATGGTGAGCAGATAGACGCTGATATCGTGATTTTAGGGACAGGCGTCGCACCGCGTATCGAGTTATTGAATGACACAAATCATCCAGATGGCGTACAAGTTGATGAACATCTACAACTGCGCGATGGTGTCTATGCGCTTGGCGATATCGCCAAAGCGACTAATCAAATGGGGCGTATGCGTATCGAGCATTGGCGCGTCGCCTTGCAGCATGGCATAGTAACGGCGGCTGCTATCTTAAATGAAGATAACGTCAACTCGCTGGCGGAGCGTATTCCTTTCTTTTGGACGATGCAATACGGCAAAAGCCTCCGCTATAGCGGACATGCTGCGACGCCAGACTATGGCATTCTACTTGGTACACCAGACAGCTTTGATTATATCGAATATTATTTCGATGATGAGGGTGAAGACACGCGCGCCCGTGCAGCAAGCTCGCTTGGTCGCGACAAAGCGTTAGTCGCCTTTTCTGAGCTATTGCGCCGTGGTCATGCCCCAACACGAGCACAGATTAACGCAGGATTTGATATTATCGAACAAGCGCAGGCATTATCGCGCTAG
- the truD gene encoding tRNA pseudouridine(13) synthase TruD — protein MTSQDDNLNVTATSESAFKNAAYDNEIFANEQPNLSSIDITAATDTAKLPQPIQPPLKRATYKAQTTDFIVNEILPLDFTGEGEHLWLHIEKSGMNTAYLAKLLSEWAEIPLRDVGYSGLKDRHALTTQWFSLRIPKKQLPESEFAPIDIGVDESVTILAQQWHNKKLNRGTHRANQFIITLRDIEFADLAIETSEQDLSAKQSAKSSIEQRLANISHSGVPNYFGPQRFGRNGNNIRTALALFARPPQQSRPQPKKSKRKITPREQNTMELSAARSLIFNEILAARVRDGSWDIGLAGEVFNLDGSGSIFASEELDDTLQARVKTGDIHPTGVLWGVGNDKVSGAAAAIETDIVDQSPLLTQLAAGLEQRDIKAQRRALRLPIEALSWEWHDKDDEQALVLNFTLTTGSFATSVLASLVQELSTSPLSM, from the coding sequence ATGACTTCTCAAGATGACAACTTAAACGTTACCGCGACTTCTGAGTCTGCTTTTAAGAATGCTGCCTATGACAACGAAATATTCGCCAACGAGCAGCCCAATCTCTCAAGTATCGATATTACCGCAGCGACTGATACTGCCAAATTACCGCAGCCTATACAACCACCTTTAAAGCGCGCAACTTATAAAGCCCAGACAACCGACTTTATCGTTAATGAGATATTGCCGCTCGACTTTACAGGCGAAGGTGAGCATTTATGGCTGCATATAGAAAAGTCAGGAATGAACACCGCTTATCTTGCCAAATTACTCTCTGAGTGGGCAGAAATACCATTACGCGATGTCGGTTATTCTGGGCTGAAAGACCGTCATGCATTAACGACACAATGGTTTAGCCTGCGGATACCAAAAAAGCAATTGCCAGAATCAGAATTTGCGCCAATAGATATCGGTGTTGATGAGTCAGTCACTATTCTCGCCCAGCAGTGGCACAATAAAAAGCTCAATCGCGGCACGCATCGCGCCAACCAATTTATCATTACCTTGCGTGATATCGAGTTTGCCGACCTAGCAATCGAAACGTCTGAGCAGGATTTATCTGCTAAGCAAAGTGCCAAGAGCAGCATCGAGCAGCGGTTAGCAAATATCAGTCACAGCGGCGTGCCCAATTATTTTGGTCCACAGCGTTTTGGACGTAACGGCAATAATATTAGAACCGCTTTGGCATTGTTTGCCCGTCCACCACAGCAAAGTCGACCACAACCAAAAAAGAGTAAACGTAAAATTACGCCGCGAGAACAAAATACCATGGAGCTCTCTGCCGCACGTAGTTTGATATTCAATGAGATATTGGCAGCACGCGTACGTGATGGTAGTTGGGATATAGGACTGGCAGGCGAAGTATTTAACTTAGATGGTTCAGGCTCGATATTTGCTAGTGAAGAATTAGACGACACTTTACAGGCGCGAGTTAAGACCGGCGACATTCATCCAACAGGTGTTTTGTGGGGCGTGGGTAATGATAAAGTTAGTGGCGCTGCGGCAGCAATTGAAACTGATATCGTAGATCAAAGCCCACTATTAACTCAGCTAGCGGCAGGATTAGAGCAGCGCGATATTAAGGCGCAAAGACGAGCGCTGCGCTTACCTATTGAAGCATTGAGTTGGGAATGGCATGATAAAGATGATGAACAAGCGCTAGTATTAAACTTTACTTTGACGACAGGTAGCTTTGCCACCAGCGTATTGGCAAGTTTGGTGCAAGAATTAAGTACATCGCCATTATCTATGTAG
- a CDS encoding sensor domain-containing diguanylate cyclase, whose product MALSISHLGYRKLSRVIFEWQAADRALLLALFVLMEITSHWFWCLFVWWRQDTYGSYVDMELFYPLWIGVTLLGIFFIWMVSRLSPMRKDNGSLHKWQAILVALYSVYIAVVILVMGHSSLVAGISLVGGAMLGMMLIRRRYVWKAFLGHIVLIFLVTLIPYFGFTIPNLRHMTITSFPLDTYSYLTYSETTAIENAISASIFKNGTLSWDTLNQLRFSSAFFWRSTHIYMALPKAIFIIYMFRTLLLILDNSKAEIMQYANQDELTQLKSRRYGLTQMQQALLAMGDKQDFSVILLDLDWFKNINDNYGHDVGDQVLSEVAQTLSKSLTEDAIVSRYGGEEFLIVLPDTQHDRAMSIAEQLRRDIAQHVISSDDNTDFNVTASLGVYTLTHDERARIQSEYKAVALKESTPPLTSSQKQNANIKDSQDNGSKQSSSKQSSSQKRVAHRRKRVATEIAKAQLPIDICQRLICIADKALYEAKDRGRNQVVSANDMLAAESSKATSLYAII is encoded by the coding sequence ATGGCTTTATCGATATCTCATCTAGGCTACAGAAAACTCTCTCGAGTGATTTTTGAGTGGCAAGCTGCTGATAGGGCATTACTGCTGGCATTGTTTGTTTTGATGGAAATCACATCACATTGGTTCTGGTGTTTATTTGTCTGGTGGCGCCAAGATACTTATGGTTCCTACGTAGATATGGAATTGTTTTACCCTTTGTGGATTGGGGTTACCCTGCTGGGTATCTTCTTTATATGGATGGTCAGCCGTTTATCACCGATGAGAAAAGACAATGGCTCACTACATAAGTGGCAGGCCATTTTAGTAGCGCTCTATAGCGTTTACATTGCTGTGGTTATTTTGGTTATGGGGCACAGTAGTTTGGTCGCTGGGATCTCGCTAGTCGGTGGAGCAATGCTAGGAATGATGCTCATACGGCGACGCTATGTATGGAAAGCCTTTTTAGGGCATATCGTATTAATTTTTTTGGTCACTCTGATTCCCTATTTTGGCTTTACCATACCCAATCTGCGCCACATGACCATCACCTCTTTTCCTTTAGATACTTATAGCTATCTCACCTATAGCGAAACGACAGCTATCGAAAATGCCATCTCCGCCTCTATTTTCAAAAACGGTACACTAAGTTGGGATACCCTCAATCAACTACGCTTTTCCTCAGCATTTTTTTGGCGCAGCACCCATATTTATATGGCGCTACCAAAAGCGATTTTTATCATCTATATGTTTCGCACACTGTTATTGATATTAGATAATAGTAAAGCTGAGATAATGCAGTATGCCAATCAAGATGAGTTGACTCAGCTAAAAAGTCGCCGCTACGGCTTGACGCAAATGCAGCAGGCGCTTTTGGCAATGGGAGATAAGCAGGATTTCAGTGTTATTTTATTAGACTTAGACTGGTTTAAAAATATTAATGACAATTATGGTCATGATGTTGGCGATCAAGTATTGTCCGAAGTTGCACAAACGCTATCAAAGTCGTTAACAGAAGATGCGATTGTAAGTCGCTATGGCGGAGAAGAATTTTTGATTGTGCTGCCTGATACTCAGCATGATAGGGCGATGAGCATTGCTGAGCAGCTGCGTCGAGATATTGCTCAGCATGTGATCAGTAGTGATGACAATACAGATTTTAACGTCACTGCCAGTTTAGGGGTTTATACCTTGACTCACGATGAGCGCGCTCGAATCCAAAGTGAGTATAAAGCGGTAGCGCTAAAAGAGAGCACACCGCCGTTAACAAGCTCACAAAAACAAAACGCAAATATCAAAGACTCGCAAGACAATGGTTCGAAGCAATCCAGCTCGAAGCAAAGTAGTTCGCAAAAAAGAGTTGCGCATAGAAGAAAACGAGTCGCCACAGAAATCGCAAAGGCACAATTGCCCATTGATATTTGCCAGCGTTTAATCTGTATTGCCGATAAAGCCTTATATGAGGCTAAGGATCGTGGTCGCAATCAAGTTGTCAGTGCCAATGATATGTTAGCTGCAGAAAGTAGTAAGGCTACCTCACTTTATGCCATCATCTAG